One sulfur-oxidizing endosymbiont of Gigantopelta aegis genomic region harbors:
- a CDS encoding IS3 family transposase (programmed frameshift), whose product MWLQTKKPNKSYTSEFKESAVKLANETDQPVSQTARELGVNVNTLHTWISKYSKPVKTVANRSDEHIYDEVKRLKKELAKVIQERDLLKKGHSVLCKGNFVKYAWITDQAKDYPVTILCRFMDVSRSCYYDWVSSPKTDREKENEALTEQLKKLFEDSRKTYGTRRLKRKLAEKGVHISRRRIGRLMKKAGLFCKTKRRFKATTNSKHNKRISPNLLEREFTVSQPDRYYVGDITYIATKEGWLYLAVVIDLFSRQIVGWSMDERMKAKLVNDALLMAIWKRKPMDGLLWHTDRGSQYASDSHRKILSDHNIIQSMSRKGNCWDNAVSESFFHSLKTELTHHCRFKTRVEAKQAIFEYIEVFYNRERLHSANDYLSPVDYEIQQEIA is encoded by the exons ATGTGGCTTCAAACAAAAAAACCGAATAAAAGCTATACATCAGAATTTAAAGAATCAGCTGTCAAATTAGCTAATGAGACGGATCAACCCGTTTCTCAGACTGCCAGGGAGCTAGGTGTTAATGTAAATACTCTACATACCTGGATCAGTAAATATTCCAAACCGGTGAAGACGGTAGCCAATAGAAGTGATGAACACATTTATGATGAAGTAAAACGTCTGAAAAAAGAATTGGCAAAAGTGATTCAGGAGCGTGATTTATTAAA AAAAGGCCACAGCGTACTTTGCAAGGGAAACTTTGTGAAGTACGCATGGATAACTGATCAGGCTAAAGATTACCCGGTAACGATTCTGTGCCGTTTTATGGATGTTTCCCGTAGTTGCTATTATGATTGGGTTAGCTCTCCTAAAACGGATAGAGAGAAAGAAAATGAAGCGCTTACTGAGCAGCTAAAAAAACTGTTTGAAGACAGTCGCAAGACTTATGGAACCCGTCGTCTTAAAAGAAAACTGGCTGAAAAAGGCGTTCATATAAGCCGCCGGAGAATTGGTCGATTAATGAAAAAAGCCGGTTTGTTTTGTAAAACGAAGAGACGCTTTAAAGCGACGACTAATTCCAAGCATAATAAGCGTATATCTCCAAATTTACTGGAAAGAGAGTTTACTGTCTCTCAACCTGATCGCTACTATGTGGGTGATATTACCTATATTGCCACCAAGGAAGGCTGGTTATATTTAGCGGTTGTCATTGACTTATTCTCTAGGCAAATTGTTGGCTGGTCGATGGATGAGCGAATGAAAGCCAAGCTAGTCAATGATGCTTTACTGATGGCCATATGGAAGCGTAAACCAATGGATGGATTGCTTTGGCATACTGACCGAGGTAGCCAATATGCCTCTGATAGTCATAGAAAAATATTGTCGGATCATAACATAATTCAGTCTATGAGCCGCAAAGGAAATTGCTGGGACAATGCTGTATCAGAGAGCTTCTTTCATAGTTTGAAAACTGAATTGACGCACCATTGTCGATTCAAAACCAGAGTAGAAGCAAAGCAGGCAATATTTGAATATATTGAGGTATTTTATAATCGGGAGCGACTTCATTCGGCTAATGATTATTTGTCACCAGTCGATTATGAAATACAGCAGGAAATAGCTTAA
- a CDS encoding transposase — protein MAFITVLSQHEIKTIADLHRGFNNLFGINIAYKPFHNQLRKKQFPVFMRHMLEHLLNEFAYQSLAFNKGSPFEIFKKILLQDGSSFAVNPKLKDKLPGRFSHYNPAAVELHVALDLYSETPETIILTPDTNAEAQYLPKPEQLEDTLIMGDRGYFKKDYMYRVLQQSSVYCIIKATSAINPNVKKVLIDDKQLKKFSNKKLKDIKEKLSKTDVIDMDIQWEEKDKIINCRMIVSWNPSGQLLSIFNDKFATRYIFTRTYY, from the coding sequence ATGGCTTTTATAACGGTTCTTTCACAACATGAGATAAAAACAATAGCAGATCTTCATCGAGGATTTAATAATCTGTTTGGGATCAATATTGCTTATAAGCCATTTCATAACCAACTACGAAAGAAGCAATTCCCTGTTTTTATGCGTCATATGTTAGAACATTTACTCAATGAGTTTGCCTATCAATCACTGGCATTTAACAAAGGTAGTCCATTTGAAATATTTAAGAAAATCCTATTACAGGATGGTTCTTCTTTTGCTGTTAATCCCAAATTAAAAGACAAGCTTCCTGGTCGTTTCAGCCACTATAACCCAGCGGCAGTTGAGTTGCATGTTGCATTGGATTTATATTCAGAAACACCTGAGACGATTATATTAACTCCCGACACAAATGCTGAAGCCCAATATTTACCAAAGCCTGAGCAATTAGAAGACACTTTAATTATGGGAGACAGAGGCTATTTTAAAAAGGATTACATGTATCGTGTATTACAACAAAGCAGTGTTTATTGCATCATTAAAGCGACTTCAGCAATAAACCCTAATGTTAAAAAAGTACTGATCGATGATAAACAGCTTAAGAAATTTTCAAATAAAAAGCTCAAAGACATAAAAGAAAAATTATCTAAAACTGATGTAATTGATATGGATATTCAATGGGAAGAAAAAGATAAAATAATTAATTGCCGAATGATTGTTAGTTGGAACCCCAGTGGCCAATTACTTTCAATATTTAACGACAAATTTGCCACGAGATACATTTTCACCAGAACATATTATTGA
- a CDS encoding transposase — translation MSCQKLANETDQPVSQTARELGVNVNTLHTWISKYSKPVKTVANRSDEHIYDEVKRLKKELAKVIQERDLLKRPQRTLQGKLCEVRMDN, via the coding sequence ATCAGCTGTCAAAAATTAGCTAATGAGACGGATCAACCCGTTTCTCAGACTGCCAGGGAGCTAGGTGTTAATGTAAATACTCTACATACCTGGATCAGTAAATATTCCAAACCGGTGAAGACGGTAGCCAATAGAAGTGATGAACACATTTATGATGAAGTAAAACGTCTGAAAAAAGAATTGGCAAAAGTGATTCAGGAGCGTGATTTATTAAAAAGGCCACAGCGTACTTTGCAAGGGAAACTTTGTGAAGTACGCATGGATAACTGA
- a CDS encoding IS66 family transposase encodes MSDDAGQFDILLHALCWIHADRVFQRILPLNERHDKELNWVHTQIWELFYDLKQYKLEPDDPLKSAIAEHFDELCRTKTSFETLNQALKRLARNKTELLLVLERPDIPLHNNLSENDIREYVIKRKISGSTRSKDGQLCRDTFVSLKKTCLKQGISFWDFINDRISKRNLIPYLPELLKGKVCAV; translated from the coding sequence GTGAGTGATGATGCAGGACAATTTGATATTTTGTTGCACGCATTATGTTGGATACATGCAGACAGAGTGTTTCAGCGGATACTACCACTCAATGAGCGACATGATAAAGAACTGAACTGGGTACATACTCAGATTTGGGAACTATTTTATGATCTCAAACAATATAAACTTGAGCCAGATGATCCGTTGAAGTCAGCGATTGCTGAACATTTTGATGAATTGTGCCGGACTAAAACAAGCTTTGAAACGTTGAATCAGGCACTGAAACGATTGGCAAGAAATAAAACAGAATTACTGCTGGTATTGGAACGGCCTGATATTCCTCTTCATAATAATTTGAGTGAAAATGATATTCGAGAATATGTTATTAAGCGTAAAATTAGTGGTAGTACACGCTCAAAGGATGGGCAACTTTGCAGAGATACCTTTGTCAGTTTAAAGAAAACTTGTTTGAAACAAGGAATTTCATTCTGGGATTTTATTAATGACCGGATCAGCAAGAGAAATTTGATCCCATATCTGCCTGAGTTGCTGAAAGGTAAAGTTTGTGCTGTTTAA
- a CDS encoding IS3 family transposase — MPFYGCFRSCYYDWVSSPKTDREKENEALTEQLKNCLKTVARLMEPVVLKRKLAEKGVHISRRRIGRLMKKAGLFCKTKRRFKATTNSKHNKRISPNLLEREFTVSQPDRYYVGDITYIATKEGWLYLAVVIDLFSRQIVGWSMDERMKAKLVNDALLMAIWKRKPMDGLLWHTDRGSQYASDSHRKILSDHNIIQSMSRKGNCWDNAVSESFFHSLKTELTHHCRCDINAAHYR, encoded by the coding sequence GTGCCGTTTTATGGATGTTTCCGTAGTTGCTATTATGATTGGGTTAGCTCTCCTAAAACGGATAGAGAGAAAGAAAATGAAGCGCTTACTGAGCAGCTAAAAAACTGTTTGAAGACAGTCGCAAGACTTATGGAACCCGTCGTCTTAAAAAGAAAACTGGCTGAAAAAGGCGTTCATATAAGCCGCCGGAGAATTGGTCGATTAATGAAAAAAGCCGGTTTGTTTTGTAAAACGAAGAGACGCTTTAAAGCGACGACTAATTCCAAGCATAATAAGCGTATATCTCCAAATTTACTGGAAAGAGAGTTTACTGTCTCTCAACCTGATCGCTACTATGTGGGTGATATTACCTATATTGCCACCAAGGAAGGCTGGTTATATTTAGCGGTTGTCATTGACTTATTCTCTAGGCAAATTGTTGGCTGGTCGATGGATGAGCGAATGAAAGCCAAGCTAGTCAATGATGCTTTACTGATGGCCATATGGAAGCGTAAACCAATGGATGGATTGCTTTGGCATACTGACCGAGGTAGCCAATATGCCTCTGATAGTCATAGAAAAATATTGTCGGATCATAACATAATTCAGTCTATGAGCCGCAAAGGAAATTGCTGGGACAATGCTGTATCAGAGAGCTTCTTTCATAGTTTGAAAACTGAATTGACGCACCATTGTCGATGCGACATAAATGCCGCCCATTACCGTTGA
- a CDS encoding flavin-containing monooxygenase has product MLEYTNYIINKFDIRKHTKTNQTVTKLTYNEDTFLWHVEVGSGEHYTARFIIDTSGVLANPHIPEINGADTFQGAKFHTARWDHNIPYEGKRVAVIGSGCSAAQVVPAIASKVEQLTLFMGKAQWIIPRSDRNYSSTERFIRNLPGIRHIIRFAIFSYHEIRFLAFRRYPITTNLSKFIKSIYRKVLKKNLEKYIDDDKIRQHMMPDYELGSRRVIPTNIYLPALSRDNVTVNISGIEAITPTGIKTKDGKEIPLDIIVYATGFYAYSNMKKALSFQVYGLDGRNLNSEWETDLVSYKGIMVSGYPNYFKVNGPNTGTGHSSQLCYMEAMTHYTVKAIEAIKSDTSIKAIDVKQNLQDEYVKKMRQTMQLTVWQNSTCTAFYRKNMTGDVTSLSPESVVNFIFTRKWFHLSDYNLLK; this is encoded by the coding sequence TTGCTTGAATATACCAACTATATCATCAATAAATTTGATATTAGAAAGCACACAAAAACAAACCAAACCGTCACAAAACTTACATATAATGAAGATACTTTTTTATGGCATGTAGAGGTTGGGTCAGGAGAACACTATACCGCTCGGTTTATTATTGATACCAGTGGTGTGTTAGCCAATCCACATATTCCTGAAATTAACGGGGCTGATACTTTTCAAGGCGCTAAATTCCACACTGCGCGATGGGATCACAACATACCTTATGAAGGAAAACGTGTTGCAGTGATTGGGTCTGGATGTTCCGCAGCTCAGGTCGTTCCAGCCATTGCCAGTAAGGTTGAGCAATTAACATTATTTATGGGCAAGGCTCAATGGATCATTCCACGTTCAGACCGCAACTATAGTTCCACCGAGCGTTTCATTCGTAATCTTCCTGGAATACGGCATATTATTCGTTTTGCAATCTTTAGTTATCATGAAATCAGATTTCTTGCCTTTCGTCGCTATCCAATCACGACAAATCTCAGTAAATTCATTAAAAGTATTTATAGAAAGGTACTCAAGAAGAATCTTGAAAAATACATTGATGATGACAAGATACGCCAACATATGATGCCTGATTATGAATTGGGCAGCAGGCGAGTCATTCCGACAAATATTTATCTCCCGGCCCTTTCCCGAGACAATGTGACTGTTAATATCAGTGGCATAGAAGCGATTACACCAACAGGCATTAAAACCAAAGACGGTAAAGAAATACCTTTAGACATCATCGTCTATGCCACAGGCTTTTATGCTTATTCAAATATGAAAAAAGCACTCTCATTTCAGGTCTATGGTCTCGATGGTCGAAACCTCAATAGTGAATGGGAAACAGATCTGGTCTCTTATAAGGGCATCATGGTTTCAGGCTATCCTAATTATTTTAAAGTAAATGGACCTAATACCGGTACCGGTCATAGTTCACAATTATGCTATATGGAAGCAATGACCCATTATACCGTTAAGGCAATTGAGGCAATAAAAAGCGATACCAGCATCAAAGCCATCGACGTTAAACAGAACCTTCAGGATGAGTACGTTAAAAAAATGAGACAAACGATGCAATTGACCGTTTGGCAAAATAGTACTTGTACGGCTTTTTATAGAAAAAATATGACAGGTGATGTCACCAGCCTATCACCTGAATCTGTGGTCAACTTTATCTTTACCCGTAAATGGTTTCACTTAAGTGATTATAATTTATTAAAGTGA
- the tnpA gene encoding IS66 family insertion sequence element accessory protein TnpA has protein sequence MEACQASNLSQAVYCQQHKIPSHIFSYYRKKLGYVSSSKQVNTNNQLIPINLLANSPTSNAIKVSHTNGFSLEINSDTNLNQLKSILDLLRTVS, from the coding sequence ATAGAGGCCTGCCAAGCCAGTAACTTAAGCCAGGCAGTTTATTGTCAACAACATAAGATACCCTCTCATATTTTTAGCTATTATCGAAAGAAGTTGGGTTATGTTAGCTCATCAAAACAGGTCAACACCAACAATCAACTCATTCCCATTAATTTACTGGCCAATTCCCCCACAAGCAATGCAATTAAAGTAAGCCATACCAATGGTTTCAGTTTGGAAATCAATTCTGATACGAACCTGAATCAGCTCAAGTCCATTCTGGATTTGCTCAGGACTGTTTCATGA
- a CDS encoding transposase → MPRDTFSPEHIIEAYRLRWQIELMFKEWKSFANLRTFVTEKEAIVEGLIWASLCAAILKGLLPMLLKRRQALPFQHTKWLNLLVTLWVIL, encoded by the coding sequence TTGCCACGAGATACATTTTCACCAGAACATATTATTGAAGCGTACCGACTTCGCTGGCAAATTGAGTTGATGTTTAAAGAATGGAAATCATTTGCCAATCTGAGGACATTTGTCACTGAAAAAGAAGCCATTGTTGAGGGGCTGATTTGGGCTTCCTTATGTGCGGCCATTTTAAAAGGTTTATTGCCCATGTTGCTCAAAAGGCGACAGGCGTTGCCATTTCAACACACAAAGTGGCTAAATCTGCTTGTTACTTTATGGGTGATATTATGA
- a CDS encoding transposase domain-containing protein, translated as MAERRIKPFVIGRKNWVMNQNPRGAEASAILYSIVQTAKANNLEPFAFLTHILTELPKLGRHYDDEALEQLLPWNLTEKIQPLNKVE; from the coding sequence ATGGCAGAGCGGCGGATCAAACCCTTTGTGATTGGGCGCAAAAACTGGGTCATGAACCAAAATCCTCGTGGTGCTGAGGCCAGTGCTATTTTATATTCAATCGTGCAAACAGCGAAAGCAAACAACCTAGAGCCCTTTGCCTTTTTAACACACATTCTGACTGAGTTACCTAAGCTGGGCAGGCATTATGATGATGAGGCTTTAGAGCAATTGTTGCCATGGAATTTGACTGAAAAAATTCAGCCTTTAAATAAAGTGGAATGA
- the dinG gene encoding ATP-dependent DNA helicase DinG: MLTEKLKKTIQDAYSKVLESKGIKARYGQRLMIADIARTLGNIDQENIDQENTEQTNICTLEAGTGTGKTIAYLVSALPIAKENKKKLIISTATIALQEQILLKDLPDIHRHSGLNFSFTLAKGRKRYVCHYKLENFIAHRDQPELGLDMPSNESLLNNKDDMQLYEALHQAWKKKQWDGEIDSWDDFIGQSSWLPLTSDQHQCSGKRCSYYNECVYFKARESVFKVDCIIANHDLVLSDLNMGGGYILPPPNECIYIFDEGHHLPLKAINHFSYSFHINSSLKWLEQVNATLNNFASLAKPPAQIQQIITNFPELAKEISTELNHLDSITRQFKFPENRFSGSSSSAQAGNNQKEILRFEFGQIPDILKEQCQQLLKQFDKLSSQLMHINKVLKDSLEGEITGLKSEIAEQWMPALAPMEGRATAAMDLFEFFTKADKQGMPPNARWLQKNEASSNTRNELLGIELSCSPILAANTLEQILWSQCYGAVVTSATIAALGNFDRYILNSGVPGFFNILPSPFNYQENVEFIVPAMRSDATQYQAHTDEVVELLTQIIDPNKGTLVLFASKKQMSDVEYELLRSDDIWKKLLLTQGQRNKQVIINDHKKQIDKGHGSVILGLNSFAEGIDLPGEYCEHVIIAKLPFSVPNNPVDASLTEWIESQGRNAFMEIAVPDASIKLVQACGRLIRKETDSGKITLLDKRVITKFYGKKILSALPPYKMRLNEVID; this comes from the coding sequence GTGCTAACTGAAAAACTAAAAAAAACCATACAAGATGCTTATTCCAAAGTTCTGGAAAGCAAAGGAATAAAAGCCCGTTATGGACAACGGCTAATGATTGCGGATATTGCTCGAACCTTGGGCAATATTGATCAAGAGAATATTGATCAAGAGAATACCGAACAAACTAATATTTGCACGCTTGAAGCTGGGACAGGAACAGGCAAAACCATTGCTTATTTGGTTTCTGCCCTACCCATTGCCAAAGAAAACAAAAAGAAACTCATCATTTCTACCGCTACGATTGCCTTACAGGAACAAATACTGCTCAAAGATTTACCTGATATCCATCGCCATAGCGGTTTAAATTTTTCCTTTACCCTTGCCAAGGGACGCAAACGTTATGTTTGCCATTATAAATTAGAAAACTTCATCGCCCATCGGGATCAGCCTGAACTGGGGCTGGATATGCCCTCCAATGAAAGCCTGCTAAATAATAAAGATGATATGCAACTCTATGAAGCCTTACATCAGGCATGGAAGAAAAAACAATGGGATGGCGAAATCGACAGTTGGGATGATTTTATTGGTCAGAGTAGTTGGCTACCCCTAACATCCGACCAACACCAATGCAGTGGCAAGCGTTGCTCCTATTATAATGAATGTGTCTATTTCAAAGCCCGTGAATCCGTGTTTAAGGTCGATTGCATTATTGCCAATCATGATCTAGTGCTCAGTGACTTGAATATGGGTGGCGGCTATATTTTGCCACCGCCCAATGAATGCATTTACATTTTTGATGAGGGTCATCATTTACCGCTTAAAGCGATTAATCATTTCAGCTATTCATTTCATATCAATAGTAGTCTTAAATGGTTGGAGCAAGTCAACGCAACACTGAATAACTTTGCCTCATTGGCTAAGCCGCCAGCACAAATTCAACAAATCATTACAAATTTTCCTGAACTGGCCAAAGAGATAAGCACTGAGCTTAACCATCTGGATAGCATCACACGGCAATTCAAATTTCCTGAAAACCGATTCTCTGGGTCAAGCTCCTCAGCGCAAGCAGGCAATAATCAAAAGGAAATCTTACGATTTGAGTTCGGGCAAATTCCCGATATATTGAAAGAGCAATGTCAGCAGCTTTTAAAACAGTTTGATAAACTTTCTTCACAATTAATGCATATCAATAAAGTATTAAAGGACAGTCTGGAAGGCGAAATAACCGGTCTCAAAAGTGAAATAGCAGAACAATGGATGCCCGCACTAGCACCTATGGAGGGACGCGCCACAGCGGCCATGGATTTGTTCGAGTTTTTCACTAAGGCCGACAAACAAGGTATGCCCCCCAATGCTCGATGGTTACAAAAAAATGAAGCATCCTCTAACACCCGTAACGAACTGCTGGGCATAGAATTATCTTGTAGCCCTATTCTTGCTGCCAATACGCTGGAACAAATCCTCTGGTCACAATGTTATGGCGCGGTAGTCACCAGTGCGACAATAGCAGCACTGGGGAATTTTGATCGGTATATCTTAAACTCCGGTGTACCGGGTTTCTTTAATATCTTACCCAGCCCTTTTAATTATCAGGAAAATGTCGAATTTATTGTCCCTGCAATGCGTAGCGATGCGACTCAATATCAGGCACATACCGATGAGGTGGTTGAATTATTAACTCAGATCATCGATCCCAATAAGGGCACCTTGGTCTTATTTGCCTCCAAAAAACAAATGAGTGATGTGGAATACGAGTTATTGCGCAGTGATGACATCTGGAAAAAATTACTACTTACCCAGGGACAAAGAAATAAACAAGTGATTATCAATGATCACAAGAAACAAATTGACAAGGGTCATGGTAGCGTTATTCTTGGCCTCAATAGCTTTGCCGAAGGTATCGACCTCCCCGGGGAATATTGCGAACATGTTATCATAGCCAAACTCCCCTTTTCAGTTCCTAACAATCCCGTTGATGCTTCTTTAACCGAGTGGATTGAATCTCAAGGCCGCAATGCCTTTATGGAAATTGCTGTGCCTGATGCATCCATAAAACTAGTACAAGCCTGTGGTCGTTTGATCAGAAAAGAAACCGACTCAGGAAAAATCACCCTTTTGGACAAACGCGTAATCACAAAATTTTACGGTAAGAAAATTCTTAGTGCCCTGCCTCCTTATAAAATGCGCTTAAACGAAGTGATTGATTAA
- a CDS encoding MFS transporter encodes MNFNTLLSSKYFAPLFWTQFLGAFNDNVYKNALIILVTMNAASYTSISVELLIPLSGGIFILPFFLFSALAGQLADKYEKARLIRYVKMGEINIMILAALGFYLENIWFLLAVLFFMGCQSSLFGPVKYSILPQHLTEEGLLKGNAMIELGTFLAILLGTLLGGILILEGELGRVYVSITVVSVALLGWFASRKIPLAESANENLIINWNIFTETWNIIVSSTDSRLIFGAIIAISWFWFVGATMLSVLPLPVFTQDVLHAKEQVITLLLALFSIGVGVGSIVAGKSATLKKSVKWIVVGAIGISLTAIDLYWISNQLMTDNLLKNVNELSTWQALFNDPMTAHVLFSVLLLGVSGGLYIVPLYVILQEHSAIESRSRTIAANNIINSLFMVVSALFTMMLLDNGFSLPQLFALIGFLNLAVFTFLYWRFSVTVKQVIG; translated from the coding sequence ATGAATTTTAATACTTTACTGAGTAGCAAATACTTTGCACCCTTATTCTGGACACAGTTTTTGGGGGCATTTAATGATAACGTTTATAAAAATGCACTCATTATTTTGGTGACAATGAATGCAGCGAGCTATACCAGTATTTCAGTTGAGTTATTAATCCCTCTCAGTGGCGGCATATTTATTCTGCCGTTTTTCTTATTTTCTGCACTTGCGGGGCAGTTGGCTGATAAATACGAAAAAGCACGCCTCATCCGTTATGTAAAAATGGGTGAAATCAATATAATGATCCTTGCAGCCCTAGGTTTTTATTTAGAAAATATCTGGTTTTTATTAGCCGTATTATTCTTTATGGGCTGCCAGTCAAGCTTATTTGGGCCGGTAAAATACAGTATTCTACCGCAACACCTTACTGAAGAAGGCTTGTTAAAAGGCAATGCAATGATTGAGCTAGGGACTTTTCTGGCTATCCTATTAGGTACATTATTAGGTGGCATCTTAATTCTTGAAGGGGAGTTGGGTCGTGTTTATGTCAGTATTACCGTGGTCAGTGTCGCTCTACTCGGCTGGTTCGCAAGTCGTAAAATTCCTTTGGCAGAGTCAGCCAATGAAAACCTGATAATCAATTGGAATATTTTCACAGAAACATGGAATATTATTGTATCATCCACAGACTCACGCTTGATTTTTGGGGCGATAATTGCGATATCTTGGTTTTGGTTTGTTGGCGCAACCATGTTATCTGTCTTGCCCTTGCCGGTATTTACTCAGGATGTCCTCCATGCTAAAGAACAAGTCATTACTTTGTTGCTGGCACTTTTTTCCATTGGTGTGGGTGTTGGGTCAATTGTTGCGGGTAAATCTGCAACGTTAAAAAAGAGTGTTAAGTGGATTGTTGTGGGTGCTATCGGTATTAGTCTAACCGCTATTGATCTCTATTGGATAAGCAATCAGCTAATGACTGATAATCTGCTGAAAAATGTCAATGAGCTTTCTACTTGGCAAGCTCTGTTTAATGATCCGATGACCGCCCATGTGCTTTTCTCTGTACTTTTATTAGGTGTTTCTGGTGGCCTTTATATTGTACCTTTATATGTCATTCTACAAGAGCATAGTGCTATTGAGTCACGCTCTAGAACAATTGCTGCTAATAATATTATCAATTCTTTGTTTATGGTGGTATCAGCCTTATTCACTATGATGTTATTGGATAATGGTTTTTCTTTGCCACAATTATTTGCCTTGATTGGATTTTTAAATCTAGCGGTCTTTACCTTTCTTTATTGGCGTTTTTCAGTCACCGTTAAGCAAGTCATTGGCTAA
- a CDS encoding IS66 family transposase, whose translation MPRSFASPSLLAYIIVSKFLDSLPLYRQEAIFKRYKITLSRASMSNWVLKSAELLKPFYNRFNVAILNRTHNLK comes from the coding sequence ATTCCTAGAAGTTTTGCATCACCCAGCCTGCTGGCCTATATCATTGTTTCTAAATTCCTAGACAGCTTGCCTCTCTATCGACAGGAAGCGATATTTAAACGCTATAAGATAACACTTTCCAGAGCCAGTATGTCCAACTGGGTGCTTAAATCAGCTGAATTACTCAAACCCTTTTATAATCGGTTTAATGTGGCTATACTTAACCGGACACACAACTTAAAATAA
- a CDS encoding IS66 family transposase: MFQRILPLNERHDKELNWVHTQIWELFYDLKQYKLEPDDPLKSAIAEHFDELCRTKTSFETLNQALKRLARNKTELLLVLERPDIPLHNNLSENDIREYVIKRKISGSTRSKDGQLCRDTFVSLMCQHFSGQFSKYFFGCFK; this comes from the coding sequence ATGTTTCAGCGGATACTACCACTCAATGAGCGACATGATAAAGAACTGAACTGGGTACATACTCAGATTTGGGAACTATTTTATGATCTCAAACAATATAAACTTGAGCCAGATGATCCGTTGAAGTCAGCGATTGCTGAACATTTTGATGAATTGTGCCGGACTAAAACAAGCTTTGAAACGTTGAATCAGGCACTGAAACGATTGGCAAGAAATAAAACAGAATTACTGCTGGTATTGGAACGGCCTGATATTCCTCTTCATAATAATTTGAGTGAAAATGATATTCGAGAATATGTTATTAAGCGTAAAATTAGTGGTAGTACACGCTCAAAGGATGGGCAACTTTGCAGAGATACCTTTGTCAGTTTGATGTGTCAACACTTTTCCGGACAGTTTTCTAAATATTTTTTTGGCTGTTTCAAGTGA
- the tnpB gene encoding IS66 family insertion sequence element accessory protein TnpB (TnpB, as the term is used for proteins encoded by IS66 family insertion elements, is considered an accessory protein, since TnpC, encoded by a neighboring gene, is a DDE family transposase.), whose amino-acid sequence MITGITVNQVYLVSGVTDMRKATNGLSLIVSEQLEHNPFDGSVFVFCNRQRDKLKILYWERNGFWLYYRTLEKGNSSGRWKKNNPLFR is encoded by the coding sequence ATGATAACGGGCATCACAGTCAATCAGGTTTATCTGGTTTCTGGTGTTACCGATATGAGAAAAGCAACCAATGGGCTATCACTGATTGTCTCAGAGCAATTGGAACACAATCCCTTTGATGGCAGTGTCTTTGTTTTTTGTAATCGTCAGCGAGATAAACTTAAAATACTGTACTGGGAGCGTAATGGTTTCTGGCTTTACTATCGTACACTTGAAAAGGGAAATTCCAGTGGCCGATGGAAAAAGAACAACCCACTCTTTCGTTAA